The Anas platyrhynchos isolate ZD024472 breed Pekin duck chromosome 3, IASCAAS_PekinDuck_T2T, whole genome shotgun sequence genome includes a window with the following:
- the CALHM4 gene encoding calcium homeostasis modulator protein 4 gives MTFLPKWPAFLKGKEVVIANAIIAILTIGGQQLFSFFTFSCPCHVGQNLIYGLAFLGVPALILLVVGYALNNQTWRLVTGKRSPLQAEGTQNQLLQCKLTCFVLCSITGRALVAPVTWLAVTLINGSYYVCAMSEYVSVYYYGANPNVTASDRKKILAAFPCSQLVPPELSRARDEVILLLRYQSQVAGWLLIAVVVITVFLSYCLASCFSPLSFLHFRYWTSYVHNEQELFDEATDQHSKLYAIQHIRKFFGFVPGSENVGEIRIPSLREWQAISGLAFLKLVDEEHYDYSLLHDWALKGSVDRKYLKLDEDPVTAT, from the exons ATGACTTTCCTTCCAAAGTGGCCAGCTTTTCTaaaaggcaaagaagttgttatTGCTAATGCTATAATTGCAATATTGACAATCGGTGGGCAGCaactcttctctttctttacgTTCAGCTGTCCCTGTCACGTGGGGCAGAACCTCATCTACGGGCTGGCCTTCCTAGGTGTTCCTGCACTGATCCTTCTGGTTGTTGGCTATGCTCTGAACAATCAGACTTGGAGGTTGGTCACGGGCAAAAGGTCTCCCCTTCAGGCGGAGGGCACGCAGAACCAGCTGCTGCAATGCAAACTGACCTGCTTTGTGCTGTGCAGCATCACCGGGAGGGCACTGGTTGCTCCTGTAACGTGGCTAGCGGTCACCCTGATAAATGGCTCCTACTACGTGTGTGCCATGAGCGAGTATGTCTCTGTATATTACTATGGAGCTAATCCTAATGTTACTGCTAGTGACCGCAAAAAGATTCTGGCTGCATTCCCTTGCAGTCAGTTAGTTCCTCCAGAGCTGAGCCGGGCAAGAGACGAAGTGATTCTCCTACTCCGATACCAGTCACAA GTGGCTGGCTGGCTTCTGATCGCTGTGGTAGTCATCACCGTCTTCCTGTCTTACTGCCTGGCAAGCTGTTTCTCCCCGCTCAGCTTCCTCCACTTCAGATACTGGACCAGCTATGTCCATAATGAGCAGGAGCTCTTTGATGAAGCGACAGACCAGCACTCCAAGCTCTATGCCATACAGCACATAAGGAAGTTTTTCGGCTTTGTCCCAGGGAGTGAAAATGTAGGAGAAATCCGCATCCCATCTCTCAGAGAGTGGCAAGCCATTTCTGGACTGGCCTTCCTGAAACTAGTGGATGAGGAGCATTATGACTACAGCCTCCTCCACGACTGGGCGCTCAAGGGTTCAGTAGACAGGAAATACCTGAAGCTTGATGAAGACCCTGTGACCGCCACTTAG
- the LOC139998540 gene encoding amine sulfotransferase-like produces the protein MEPSKEFMFKYKGFYFGVNTSVEHVASLENFEIKDSDIFIATYPKSGTVWTQNILSLILHEGHRNGTENMDIMDRIPWLEYNIKNKDFTSLPVPRVFATHLPYYLLPRDLRNKKGRIIYVSRNPKDVLVSYYHFSKYMNIVEEVPDFNICMERFLAGKVIASCWIDHVAGWYGHAEDFNILFLTYEDMKKDLRSAVLKICNFLGKKLSEEEIESVVRQATFENMKKDPRANYENLPDDIADKSKGRFLRKGTVGDWKNMMTVAQSERFDEVLNEKIKTLPIKITWDMNSET, from the exons ATGGAACCATCAAAAGAGTTTATGTTCAAGTACAAAGGGTTTTACTTTGGTGTAAATACTTCAGTCGAGCACGTAGCTTCTCTGGAGAATTTTGAAATCAAAGACAGTGACATATTTATAGCTACTTATCCCAAATCAG GAACCGTGTGGACTCAGAACATTTTGAGCTTGATACTTCATGAAGGCCACCGAAATGGAACTGAAAATATGGACATCATGGACAGAATCCCATGGCTGgaatacaatataaaaaataaggaTTTTACAAGTCTTCCTGTGCCTCGTGTTTTTGCCACACACCTGCCTTACTACTTACTTCCAAGAGACCTGAGAAACAAAAAAGGGCGT attatttaTGTTTCCAGGAACCCCAAGGATGTGCTGGTTTCTTACTACCACTTTTCCAAATACATGAACATAGTAGAGGAAGTTCCAGATTTTAATATTTGCATGGAGAGGTTTTTAGCTGGCAAAG TGATTGCCAGTTGTTGGATTGATCACGTTGCAGGCTGGTATGGCCATGCGGAGGATTTCAATATACTCTTCCTTACCTATGAAGACATGAAAAAG GATCTCAGAAGTGCTGTGCTGAAGATCTGCAACTTCCTAGGCAAGAAGCTGAGTGAAGAGGAAATAGAAAGCGTTGTGAGACAGGCTACTTTTGAGAACATGAAGAAAGATCCCAGGGCAAACTACGAGAACCTGCCAGATGACATCGCAGACAAAAGCAAGGGTAGATTTCTACGAAAAG GCACCGTTGGAGACTGGAAAAATATGATGACAGTGGCGCAGAGTGAAAGGTTTGATGAAGTACTTAATGAGAAAATTAAGACCCTGCCCATCAAAATCACCTGGGATATGAACAGTGAAACGTAG
- the RWDD1 gene encoding RWD domain-containing protein 1 produces MTDYSEEQRNEVEALQSIYPDSFTVLSEKPTTFTITVTSEAGENDETVQTTLKFTYREKYPDETPLYEIVSQENLEDNDVTDIIKLLEQQAEENLGMVMIFTLVSAVQEKLNEIVDQIKTRREEEKKQKEREAEEEEKQRFHGTPVTIENFLNWKAKFDAELLEIKRKKMKEDEQAGKNKLSGKQLFEMDHNLDTSDIQFLEEAGNSVEVDESLFQEMDDLELEDEEDDPDYNPVNLDSD; encoded by the exons ATGACCGACTACAGCGAGGAGCAGCGCAACGAGGTGGAGGCCCTGCAGTCCATCTACCCCGACTCCTTCACCG TATTGTCAGAAAAGCCAACGACTTTCACAATCACTGTGACGTCTGAAGCAGGTGAAAATGACGAAA CTGTCCAAACAACACTTAAATTTACCTATAGAGAAAAATATCCTGATGAAACTCCACTGTATGAAATTGTCTCCCAGGAGAATCTTGAAGATAATGATGTCACAGACATAATAAAACTGTTAGAACAACAG GCAGAAGAAAATTTAGGAATGGTAATGATCTTCACTCTAGTCTCTGCAGTACaggagaaattaaatgaaatagtgGATCAAATAAAAACAcgaagagaagaggagaagaaacagaaagaaagagaagcagaagaagaagaaaaa caacgTTTTCATGGCACTCCTGTTACAATTGAGAATTTCCTAAACTGGAAAGCAAAGTTTGATGCAGAACTcctagaaataaaaaggaaaaaaatgaaagaagatgaACAAGcaggcaaaaataaattaagcg GGAAACAGCTGTTTGAAATGGATCACAACCTTGACACATCTGACATCCAGTTCTTGGAGGAAG CTGGAAACAGTGTGGAGGTTGATGAATCTTTATTCCAAGAAATGGATGATTTAGAGTTGGAGGATGAAGAGGATGACCCTGACTACAACCCTGTTAATTTAGATAGCGATTAG